In a genomic window of Pontibacter liquoris:
- a CDS encoding YceD family protein, which produces MEKKLREYEIGIAKLSDKTHTYAFELNDAFFELFGSELILGGNLLANVTLDKTETLLTFHFDIKGHVRLTCDRSLEEFDQPLEVQQTFRIKYGPENAELDDDLWQITSGTQSINIAQHLYDYIALSLPMKKLHPRFVQEMAEEEEDDNDILIYSSGTHSQAGDEDSEDGDDDDGTDPRWDALRNLN; this is translated from the coding sequence ATGGAGAAGAAGCTAAGAGAGTATGAAATCGGCATTGCCAAGCTCAGCGACAAGACGCACACGTATGCGTTTGAACTGAACGATGCCTTTTTTGAGCTTTTCGGAAGTGAGCTTATACTTGGCGGCAACTTATTGGCAAATGTGACCCTGGATAAGACAGAGACGCTGCTTACCTTTCATTTTGACATTAAAGGGCACGTGCGCCTGACCTGCGACAGAAGCCTGGAAGAGTTTGACCAGCCGTTGGAAGTGCAGCAGACGTTCCGGATCAAGTATGGCCCGGAAAATGCTGAACTGGACGATGACCTGTGGCAGATTACCAGCGGCACGCAATCCATTAACATTGCCCAGCACTTGTACGATTATATCGCCCTGTCGCTGCCAATGAAAAAGTTGCACCCCCGTTTTGTGCAGGAAATGGCCGAAGAGGAGGAAGATGACAATGATATCCTGATTTATTCCTCCGGCACGCACAGCCAGGCGGGGGATGAAGACAGCGAGGACGGAGATGATGACGACGGGACAGATCCCCGGTGGGACGCGCTCCGCAACCTGAATTAA